Proteins from one Nicotiana tabacum cultivar K326 chromosome 23, ASM71507v2, whole genome shotgun sequence genomic window:
- the LOC142177351 gene encoding uncharacterized protein LOC142177351, translating into MSKIEEIDTHVKAYLYDIGYHRWSRGHATVSRTWTMTSNIVDSLNAVTKDARELLVVELLEYMRTLLEHWTNEKLLNRKGTFTYLGKKYNKELEDNRTLSHNMRVRALTNYIHTVIDGVKRFIVCLQNKRCSCGQFQLDELPCPHALAALRHKNKSYENYCSPYYTGESLLQSYEIPVDPLPDESKWNVS; encoded by the exons atgtcaaagattgaagagatCGACACACATGTTAAAGCATACCTATACGATATTGGCTATCACAGATGGTCTCGAGGGCATGCTACGGTGAGCAGAACATGGACGATGACATCAAACATTGTAGATTCCTTGAATGCGGTAACCAAAGATGCAAGAGAGTTGCTCGTAGTAGAACTATTAGAGTACATGAGGACTCTTCTTGAACATTGGACTAATGAAAAGTTATTGAATAGAAAGGGTACGTTCACATACCTTGGAAAAAAATACAATAAAGAGTTGGAGGACAACAGGACATTATCGCATAATATGAGA GTGAGAGCTTTAACAAATTACATCCATACTGTGATAGATGGTGTGAAGCGCTTCATTGTTTGCCTTCAAAACAAGAGATGTAGTTGTGGACAATTCCAGCTTGATGAACTTCCATGTCCACATGCTTTGGCAGCTTTGAGGCACAAGAACAAGTCTTATGAAAACTATTGTTCTCCTTATTACACGGGGGAGAGCCTTCTGCAGAGTTATGAAATACCAGTAGACCCGCTTCCAGATGAAAGCAAATGGAATGTATCATAA